A portion of the Caenorhabditis elegans chromosome III genome contains these proteins:
- the C36A4.10 gene encoding uncharacterized protein (Confirmed by transcript evidence), translating into MVYCDTDSIIFYRISIYCIYHILRYGFQNKKKEDDLL; encoded by the exons ATGGTGTACTGCG ataccgACTCGATAATCTTTTATCGGATTTCCATATATTGCATATATCATATACTGCG atacggattccagaataaaaaaaaggaagatgATTTACTGTG A
- the cyp-25A1 gene encoding Cytochrome P450 (Confirmed by transcript evidence), giving the protein MALLILSSLVISIFTFFIYIILARRERFKLREKIGLSGPEPHWFLGNLKQTAERKEKLGYDDANRWFNELHEQYGETFGIYYGSQMNIVISNEKDIKEVFIKNFSNFSDRSVPSIYEANQLTASLLMNSYSSGWKHTRSAIAPIFSTGKMKAMQETINSKVDLFLDILREKASSGQKWDIYDDFQGLTLDVIGKCAFAIDSNCQRDRNDVFYVNAKKYISNIDIRHSKIIAASVLLPELSTFWKALYKYTPLADAEIPLVEGLSNVYERRRGGEGSDSVDLLKLLLNREDDKSKPMTKQEVIENCFAFLLAGYETTSTAMTYCSYLLSKYPNVQQKLYEEIMEAKENGGLTYDSIHNMKYLDCVYKETLRFYPPVIHFIRRLCREDITIRGQFYPKGAIVVCLPHTVHRNPENWDSPEEFHPERFENWEEKSSSLKWIPFGVGPRYCVGMRFAEMEFKTTIVKLLDTFELKQFEGEADLIPDCNGVIMRPNDPVRLHLKPRN; this is encoded by the exons ATGGCTCTCCTGATTTTAAGCTCTTTagtaatttctatttttacttTCTTTATCTACATTATTTTGGCAAGGAGAGAAAGATTCAAACTTCGTGAGAAAATCGGATTATCTGGTCCAGAGCCACATTggtttttgggaaatttgaagCAGACTGCAGA ACGCAAGGAAAAACTTGGATATGACGATGCAAATAGATGGTTTAACGAGCTTCACGAGCAGTATGGAGAGACTTTCGG AATTTACTATGGGTCGCAAATGAATATTGTTATATCAAATGAGAAAGATATTAAAgaagtttttatcaaaaatttctccaatttttccgacCGATCTGTACCTTCAATTTACGAGGCTAATC AGCTAACTGCATCTTTGCTCATGAATTCTTACTCCTCTGGTTGGAAGCATACACGATCTGCAATTGCTCCAATATTTTCAACGGGAAAAATGAAGGCAATGCAGGAAACAATTAATTCGAAGGTGGATCTTTTCTTGGatattttgagagaaaaagcAAGCTCCGGGCAGAAATGGGATATTTATGa cGATTTCCAAGGTCTAACCCTAGATGTGATTGGGAAATGTGCATTTGCAATTGATAGTAATTGCCAGAGAGATCGAAATGATGTATTCTATGTGAACGCAAAGAAGTACATTTCGAACATTGACATCCGACACAGTAAAATCATTGCAGCATCCG TTCTTCTCCCGGAACTTTCCACTTTTTGGAAAGCACTTTACAAATACACACCACTGGCAGATGCAGAAATTCCACTTGTCGAAGGACTGTCAAATGT TTACGAAAGGCGCCGTGGTGGAGAAGGATCCGACAGTGTAGATCTATTAAAACTACTGTTAAATCGAGAAGATGACAAATCAAAACCAATGACAAAACAagaagtaattgaaaattgttttgcattTCTATTGGCTGGTTATGAAACAACAAGTACTGCAATGACATATTGTTCATATCTCTTATCAAAATATCCAAATGTTCAACAGAAATTATATGAAGAAATTATGGAAGCAAAAGAGAATGGGGGATTGACTTATGATTCAATACATAATATGAAATATTTGGATTGTGTTTATAAAGAAACTTTGAGATTCTATCCACCAGTCATTCA TTTCATCCGGCGTCTTTGTCGAGAGGATATTACGATTCGTGGCCAATTCTATCCGAAGGGAGCAATTGTAGTTTGCCTGCCACACACTGTCCACCGTAACCCAGAAAATTGGGATTCCCCCGAAGAATTCCATCCGGAAAGATTTGAGAATTGGGAAGAAAAGAGTAGCTCATTGAAATGGATTCCATTTGGTGTTGGACCAAGATATTGTGTTGGAATGAGATTTGCTGAAATGGAATTTAAAACCACAATTGTCAAGTTACTGGATACTTTTGAACTGAAACAATTCGAAGGAGAAGCTGATTTGATTCCAGATTGTAATGGAGTTATTATGAGACCAAATGATCCTGTTAGATTGCATTTGAAACCGAGAAACTGA
- the cyp-25A2 gene encoding Cytochrome P450 (Confirmed by transcript evidence): MALLILTSILILLVSFIIYILFARREQFKLREKIGLTGPEPHWFMGNLKQIVDRKEKLGYDDSNKWFNELHKQYGETFGIYFGAQMNIVLSNEEDIKEVFIKNFSNFSDRIVPPIFDSNQLNQSLLQNTYATGWKHTRSAIAPIFSTGKMKAMQETIHSKVDLFLDILREKASSGQKWDIYEDFQGLTLDVIGKCAFAIDSNCQRDRNDVFYVNARKFIANIDIRHSKVIAASFILPELAPLWRALYKYTPLADAEIPLVEGLSNVYERRRGGEGSDSVDLLKLLLNREDDKSKPMTKQEVIENCFAFLLAGYETTSTAMTYCSYLLSKYPNVQQKLYEEIMEAKENGGLTYDSIHNMKYLDYVYKETLRCYPPVIHFINRRCLADITIRGQFYPKGSVVTCLPHTVHLNPENWDSPEEFHPERFENWEEKSSSLKWIPFGVGPRYCVGMRFAEMEFKTTIVKLLDTFELKQFKGEADLIPDCNGVIMRPKDPVRLLLKPRN; this comes from the exons atgGCTCTTCTGATTCTCACCTCAATTTTAATACTTTTGGTATCTTTTATCATTTATATTCTTTTTGCAAGAAGGGAACAATTCAAACTTCGTGAGAAAATTGGATTAACTGGACCAGAACCTCATTGGTTTATGGGAAATTTGAAGCAGATCGTTGA ccggAAAGAAAAACTAGGATATGATGATTCAAATAAATGGTTCAACGAGCTTCATAAGCAATATGGGGAGACTTTTGG aatctATTTTGGCGCGCAGATGAATATTGTTCTATCAAACGAAGAAGATATTAAAGAAGTTTTTATTAAgaatttctcaaacttttccGATCGAATTGTGCCACCAATTTTCGATTCTAACc AACTAAACCAGTCTCTGCTCCAAAACACGTATGCGACTGGCTGGAAACATACTCGATCAGCAATTGCTCCGATTTTCTCAACGGGAAAAATGAAGGCAATGCAGGAAACAATTCATTCGAAAGTGGATCTTTTCTTGGatattttgagagaaaaagcCAGCTCCGGACAGAAATGGGATATTTATGA AGACTTCCAAGGTCTAACTCTAGATGTGATTGGAAAGTGTGCATTTGCAATTGACAGTAACTGCCAGAGAGATCGAAATGATGTATTCTATGTGAACGCtagaaaatttattgcaaataTTGATATTCGACACAGTAAAGTCATTGCAGCCTCAT TTATTCTTCCGGAACTTGCACCTTTGTGGAGAGCACTCTACAAGTATACACCGTTGGCAGATGCAGAAATTCCACTTGTTGAGGGATTGTCTAATGT TTACGAAAGACGCCGCGGAGGAGAAGGATCTGACAGTGTGGACCTGTTAAAACTACTGCTAAATCGAGAAGATGACAAATCAAAACCAATGACAAAACAagaagtaattgaaaattgttttgcattTCTATTGGCTGGTTATGAAACAACAAGTACTGCAATGACATATTGTTCATATCTCTTATCAAAATATCCAAATGTTCAACAGAAATTATATGAAGAAATTATGGAAGCAAAAGAGAATGGGGGATTGACTTATGATTCAATACATAATATGAAATATTTGGATTATGTTTATAAAGAAACTCTGAGATGTTATCCACCGGTTATTCA tttcaTCAATAGACGCTGCCTCGCAGACATTACGATTCGCGGACAATTTTATCCAAAAGGATCAGTAGTCACATGCTTACCTCACACAGTTCATCTCAACCCAGAAAATTGGGATTCCCCCGAAGAATTCCATCCGGAAAGATTTGAGAATTGGGAAGAAAAGAGTAGCTCATTGAAATGGATTCCATTTGGTGTTGGACCAAGATATTGTGTTGGAATGAGATTTGCTGAAATGGAATTTAAAACCACAATTGTCAAGTTACTGGATACTTTTGAACTGAAACAATTCAAAGGAGAAGCTGATTTGATTCCAGATTGTAATGGAGTAATTATGAGACCAAAGGATCCTGTCAGATTGCTTTTGAAACCGAGAAACTGA
- the cyp-25A3 gene encoding Cytochrome P450 (Confirmed by transcript evidence) has translation MAFLILTSILVSLVSFIIYVILARKERFRLRGKIGLSGPEPHWLMGNLKQIIERKAKLGYDDSYDWYNKLHKQFGETFGIYFGTQLNINITNEEDIKEVFIKNFSNFSDRTPPPIIEDNKLKESLLQNTYESGWKHTRSAIAPIFSTGKMKAMHETIHSKVDLFLEILKEKASSGQKWDIYDDFQGLTLDVIGKCAFAIDSNCQRDRNDVFYVNARKFITNIDIRHSKIISTSFLFPELSKLWKVLYRFTDLAKAEIPLVEGLADVYERRRGGEGSDSVDLLKLLLNREDDKSKPMTKQEVIENCFAFLLAGYETTSTAMTYCSYLLSKYPNVQQKLYEEIMEAKENGGLTYDSIHNMKYLDYVYKETLRCYPPVIHFSNRRCLKDITIRGQFYPKGAIVVCLPHTVHRNPENWDSPEEFHPERFENWEEKSSSLKWIPFGVGPRYCVGMRFAEMEFKTTIAKLLDTFELKQFEGEADLIPDCNGVIMRPKDPVRLHLKPRN, from the exons ATGGCCTTCCTGATTCTAACTTCAATTTTGGTATCCCTTGTATCATTTATCATCTATGTTATTCTGGCAAGAAAGGAACGATTCAGACTTCgaggaaaaattggattatcTGGACCAGAGCCTCATTGGCTTAtgggaaatttaaaacaaattattga gcgAAAAGCAAAGCTAGGTTACGATGATTCTTATGATTGGTACAACAAGCTTCACAAACAATTTGGCGAAACTTTtgg aatctaCTTTGGCACCCAGCTCAACATAAACATTACCAATGAGGAAGATATTAAAgaagtttttatcaaaaatttctcgaatttttcggaCAGAACTCCACCACCAATTATTGAAGATAATA AACTCAAAGAATCGTTGCTCCAAAACACATACGAATCTGGATGGAAGCATACTCGATCTGCAATTGCTCCGATTTTTTCAACGGGAAAAATGAAGGCAATGCATGAGACAATTCATTCGAAAGTTGACCTGTTCCTGGagattttgaaggaaaaagcAAGCTCCGGACAGAAATGGGATATTTATGA cGATTTCCAAGGTCTAACCCTAGATGTGATTGGAAAATGTGCATTTGCAATTGACAGTAATTGCCAGAGAGATAGAAATGATGTATTCTATGTGAACGCAAGAAAATTTATTACGAACATAGATATTCGACATAGTAAAATTATCAGCACTTCTT tcCTTTTCCCGGAACTATCAAAACTATGGAAGGTACTATACAGGTTCACAGATTTGGCAAAGGCTGAGATTCCATTAGTTGAGGGACTTGCAGATGt tTACGAAAGACGCCGCGGAGGAGAAGGATCCGACAGTGTAGATCTATTAAAACTACTGTTAAATCGAGAAGATGACAAATCAAAACCAATGACAAAACAagaagtaattgaaaattgttttgcattTCTATTGGCTGGTTATGAAACAACAAGTACTGCAATGACATATTGTTCATATCTCTTATCAAAATATCCAAATGTTCAACAGAAATTATATGAAGAAATTATGGAAGCAAAAGAGAATGGGGGATTGACTTATGATTCAATACATAATATGAAATATTTGGATTATGTTTATAAAGAAACTCTGAGATGTTATCCACCGGTTATtca cttCTCCAACCGCCGTTGTCTCAAAGACATTACGATTCGTGGTCAATTCTATCCGAAGGGAGCAATTGTAGTTTGTCTACCACACACTGTCCACCGTAATCCAGAAAATTGGGATTCCCCCGAAGAATTCCATCCGGAAAGATTTGAGAATTGGGAAGAAAAGAGTAGCTCATTGAAGTGGATTCCATTTGGTGTTGGACCAAGATATTGTGTTGGAATGAGATTTGCTGAAATGGAATTTAAAACCACAATTGCCAAGTTACTGGATACTTTTGAACTGAAACAATTCGAAGGAGAAGCTGATTTGATTCCAGATTGTAATGGAGTAATTATGAGACCAAAGGATCCTGTCAGATTGCATTTGAAACCGAGAAACTAA